One part of the Musa acuminata AAA Group cultivar baxijiao chromosome BXJ1-5, Cavendish_Baxijiao_AAA, whole genome shotgun sequence genome encodes these proteins:
- the LOC135674404 gene encoding tubulin beta-1 chain-like has translation MREILHVQGGQCGNQIGAKFWEVVCDEHGIDATGRYIGKSDLQLERVNVYYNEASCGRFVPRAVLMDLEPGTMDSVRTGPYGQIFRPDNFVFGQSGAGNNWAKGHYTEGAELIDSVLDVVRKEAENCDCLQGFQVCHSLGGGTGSGMGTLLISKVREEYPDRMMLTFSVFPSPKVSDTVVEPYNATLSVHQLVENADECMVLDNEALYDICFRTLKLTTPSFGDLNHLISVTMSGVTCCLRFPGQLNSDLRKLAVNLIPFPRLHFFMVGFAPLTSRGSQQYCALTVPELTQQMWDAKNMMCAADPRHGRYLTASAMFRGKMSTKEVDEQMIIVQNKNSSYFVEWIPNNVKSSVCDIPPRGLSMASTFIGNSTSIQEMFRRVSEQFTAMFRRKAFLHWYTGEGMDEMEFTEAESNMNDLVSEYQQYQDATADEEDDYEGEEEEVLQDM, from the exons ATGAGAGAAATCCTACATGTCCAGGGTGGTCAGTGCGGTAACCAGATAGGAGCCAAGTTCTGGGAAGTGGTCTGCGATGAGCATGGAATTGATGCCACAGGTCGGTACATTGGGAAGTCAGATCTCCAATTGGAGCGGGTCAATGTGTACTACAACGAGGCTTCTTGTGGGAGGTTCGTTCCCAGGGCGGTGCTTATGGATCTGGAGCCCGGCACCATGGATAGCGTCCGAACTGGGCCATATGGTCAGATCTTCCGACCAGATAACTTTGTCTTTGGACAATCAGGTGCTGGAAATAATTGGGCTAAGGGTCACTACACTGAGGGGGCTGAGCTCATTGACTCGGTTCTTGATGTTGTGAGGAAGGAGGCCGAGAACTGTGACTGCCTTCAGG GCTTTCAAGTATGCCACTCTCTTGGTGGAGGAACTGGTTCCGGAATGGGAACACTTTTGATATCAAAGGTCAGGGAGGAGTACCCAGATCGGATGATGCTCACATTCTCTGTTTTTCCTTCCCCCAAAGTTTCTGACACAGTTGTTGAACCCTACAACGCAACCCTTTCTGTCCACCAGTTAGTCGAGAATGCAGATGAATGCATGGTGCTGGACAATGAAGCCCTTTATGATATCTGCTTCCGCACTCTTAAGCTAACCACTCCGAGCT TTGGAGACTTGAACCATTTGATATCTGTGACCATGAGTGGGGTCACATGCTGCCTTCGGTTCCCTGGACAATTGAATTCAGACCTCCGAAAATTGGCTGTAAATTTGATCCCTTTCCCTCGCCTCCACTTCTTTATGGTCGGTTTTGCACCCTTGACTTCACGTGGATCACAGCAGTACTGTGCCTTGACTGTCCCTGAGCTGACCCAGCAGATGTGGGATGCTAAGAACATGATGTGTGCTGCTGATCCTCGCCATGGTCGTTATCTCACTGCATCTGCTATGTTCAGAGGCAAGATGAGCACTAAAGAAGTTGATGAGCAGATGATTATTGTCCAGAACAAGAACTCGTCTTACTTTGTCGAATGGATCCCCAATAATGTGAAGTCTAGTGTTTGTGACATACCACCTAGGGGCCTCTCCATGGCATCCACCTTCATCGGCAATTCGACCTCGATCCAAGAGATGTTCAGGAGGGTGAGCGAGCAATTTACTGCAATGTTTAGGAGGAAGGCTTTCTTGCATTGGTACACTGGTGAGGGTATGGACGAGATGGAATTCACTGAAGCAGAGAGCAACATGAATGATCTCGTCTCAGAGTACCAGCAGTATCAAGATGCCACTGCTGATGAGGAGGATGATTATGAGGGCGAGGAAGAGGAGGTGCTCCAGGACATGTGA
- the LOC103985568 gene encoding rho GDP-dissociation inhibitor 1-like isoform X1, whose product MEGGRRAEAESSSAAARAPPEISDDLAEEAKAEFGVGDDEDDGDNEVGRDEGEEPGADGFVPSPLIPLSDQVEKDKEDESLRRWKEKLLGGVDGELNSKVEPEVTFHSIGVVSEGFANLITSLPVAKNQSQILFTLKEGSKYRLRLTFTVRHNIVSGLTYSNVVWKRGIKVDQIKGMLGTFAPRRDPYEHLLEEETTPSGVLARGIYSAKLKFEDDDKRCHSELSYSFEIKKH is encoded by the exons ATGGAAGGAGGCCGAAGAGCGGAAGCGGAGAGTTCCTCTGCTGCTGCCAGAGCTCCCCCGGAGATCAGCGATGATTTGGCCGAGGAGGCCAAGGCGGAGTTCGGCGTTGGAGACGATGAGGACGACGGCGACAACGAAGTTGGCAGAGACGAGGGCGAGGAACCCGGTGCCGATGGGTTCGTTCCGTCGCCGCTGATTCCCCTAAGCGATCAGGTGGAGAAAGACAAG GAAGATGAAAGTCTGAGGAGGTGGAAAGAAAAGCTGCTTGGTGGTGTTGACGGGGAGTTAAACA GCAAAGTTGAACCTGAAGTTACATTTCACTCGATAGGAGTTGTATCTGAGGGCTTTGCCAATTTGATTACATCCTTACCAGTAGCAAAGAACCAAAGTCAAATTCTTTTTACTCTCAAGGAGGGATCCAAGTATCGGCTTAGGTTGACTTTCACCGTTCGGCATAATATTGTCTCTGGCTTAACTTATTCAAATGTAGTGTGGAAGAGAGGGATCAAAG TGGATCAAATCAAGGGAATGCTTGGTACATTTGCTCCTCGGCGGGATCCTTACGAACATTTGCTTGAAGAAGAGACTACTCCATCTGGGGTCCTTGCTCGAGGAATTTACTCAGCAAAACTTAAg TTTGAAGATGATGATAAGAGATGTCATTCGGAGCTTAGCTATTCCTTCGAAATCAAGAAGCACTGA
- the LOC103985568 gene encoding rho GDP-dissociation inhibitor 1-like isoform X2, with protein sequence MEGGRRAEAESSSAAARAPPEISDDLAEEAKAEFGVGDDEDDGDNEVGRDEGEEPGADGFVPSPLIPLSDQEDESLRRWKEKLLGGVDGELNSKVEPEVTFHSIGVVSEGFANLITSLPVAKNQSQILFTLKEGSKYRLRLTFTVRHNIVSGLTYSNVVWKRGIKVDQIKGMLGTFAPRRDPYEHLLEEETTPSGVLARGIYSAKLKFEDDDKRCHSELSYSFEIKKH encoded by the exons ATGGAAGGAGGCCGAAGAGCGGAAGCGGAGAGTTCCTCTGCTGCTGCCAGAGCTCCCCCGGAGATCAGCGATGATTTGGCCGAGGAGGCCAAGGCGGAGTTCGGCGTTGGAGACGATGAGGACGACGGCGACAACGAAGTTGGCAGAGACGAGGGCGAGGAACCCGGTGCCGATGGGTTCGTTCCGTCGCCGCTGATTCCCCTAAGCGATCAG GAAGATGAAAGTCTGAGGAGGTGGAAAGAAAAGCTGCTTGGTGGTGTTGACGGGGAGTTAAACA GCAAAGTTGAACCTGAAGTTACATTTCACTCGATAGGAGTTGTATCTGAGGGCTTTGCCAATTTGATTACATCCTTACCAGTAGCAAAGAACCAAAGTCAAATTCTTTTTACTCTCAAGGAGGGATCCAAGTATCGGCTTAGGTTGACTTTCACCGTTCGGCATAATATTGTCTCTGGCTTAACTTATTCAAATGTAGTGTGGAAGAGAGGGATCAAAG TGGATCAAATCAAGGGAATGCTTGGTACATTTGCTCCTCGGCGGGATCCTTACGAACATTTGCTTGAAGAAGAGACTACTCCATCTGGGGTCCTTGCTCGAGGAATTTACTCAGCAAAACTTAAg TTTGAAGATGATGATAAGAGATGTCATTCGGAGCTTAGCTATTCCTTCGAAATCAAGAAGCACTGA
- the LOC135674405 gene encoding cyclin-dependent kinase inhibitor 4-like, translated as MSKVATFPFFQRSPLSLPSCGSPPLQSDLFACATLLRSFCHPFSLLLLCFLPFLCKVDISVDYGREIGFLRTKSQEPGMGKFVRKARIGGEKAVVEAAHPQPSLGAHTRARTLTLKRFHESSLHVASSYLQLRSRRLEKHFPVPSSAKSRAASKNRQRANRNTRISTYKPAETEVNPVTLVSLGSASTRSRCSKEATTGAICEASPEGDAEIEASSGENVLEFDRSARETTPCSLIRDSETIVSLGSTTWPTKSTASIKMQASVASCIPTAFELEELFSGPEQLQQRSFMEKYNFDVVKDQPLPGRYEWVKLDP; from the exons ATGTCCAAAGTTGCGACCTTTCCCTTCTTCCAACGaagtcctctctctctcccctcgtgCGGTTCTCCGCCTCTGCAGTCGGACCTCTTCGCCTGCGCCACTTTGCTTCGATCCTTCTGCCATCCTTTCTCCCTGTTGCTCCTCTGTTTTCTGCCGTTCCTCTGCAAAGTTGATATTTCCGTCGATTACGGCCGAGAGATCGGTTTTCTTAGGACGAAATCGCAGGAACCGGGCATGGGGAAGTTCGTGAGGAAGGCCAGGATCGGCGGAGAAAAGGCGGTCGTGGAGGCCGCACACCCCCAGCCCTCGCTCGGTGCCCACACCAGGGCAAGAACCTTGACGCTCAAGCGCTTCCACGAGTCCTCGCTGCATGTCGCCTCCTCCTACCTCCAGCTACGAAGCCGCCGTCTCGAGAAGCACTTCCCCGTGCCCTCCTCTGCCAAGTCCAGGGCCGCCAGTAAGAACAGACAGAGAGCTAACCGTAATACCAGGATCAGCACCTACAAGCCGGCCGAAACGGAGGTTAACCCGGTGACTTTGGTCTCGCTGGGCTCGGCGTCGACGAGGAGTCGCTGCTCCAAGGAGGCAACGACGGGAGCTATTTGCGAGGCCTCGCCGGAGGGTGATGCTGAGATTGAAGCTTCGTCTGGGGAGAATGTTCTTGAATTCGACAG GAGTGCTAGAGAGACCACACCTTGCAGTTTGATAAGGGATTCAGAAACCATAGTAAGTCTTGGTTCAACAACCTGGCCGACCAAGTCCACTGCTAGCATTAAAATGCAGGCATCAGTTGCCAGTTGCATCCCAACTGCCTTTGAATTGGAAGAGCTTTTTTCTGGCCCAGAACAACTCCAACAGAGAAGTTTTATGGAGAA GTACAACTTCGATGTGGTGAAGGATCAACCACTGCCTGGCCGCTACGAGTGGGTGAAACTGGATCCTTAG